In Hamadaea flava, a genomic segment contains:
- the topA gene encoding type I DNA topoisomerase, with product MPTAAKNRLVIVESPAKAKTISGYLGPGYVVEASLGHIRDLPAGSKQLPDRYKKEPWAYLGVDVDHGFTPIYIVNPDRAKHVTKLKALLKDADELYLATDEDREGEAIAWHLAETLKPKVPVKRMVFHEITRPAIQAAVANPREIDKDLVDAQETRRIVDRLYGYDVSQVLWKKVARGTSAGRVQSVATRIVVERERQRMAFRSATYWDIVAELAASGGSTNGSANGHASFNATLIALDGDRVATGKDFDPATGRVRGGVVHLDEPAARGLAARLDDRPFTVTRVEEKPYRRKPSPPFITSTLQQEAARKLRFSSAQTMRTAQRLYENGFITYMRTDSVNLSESALTAARSQIAELYGPASVPPQARRYTGKVKNAQEAHEAIRPAGEHFRTPGDVARELSVEEFKLYELIWKRTLASQMTDAIGNSVSARIRAISTSGEEADFAASGTTITEPGFLRVYVESSDDETEDTDGESKLPQLVKDQKLTEKSLTPIGHTTQPPARYTEASLVKALEELGIGRPSTYASIMQTIQDRGYVNKRGQALIPSFLAFAVVGLLEGHYPRLVDYGFTAAMEDELDQIADGDASSLEFLTSFYFGAPSAAEGSVAQAGGLKKLVTEKLGEIDAREVNSIPLFTDDQGRELVVRVGRYGPYIQRGSGGGTTDVDPDAESAADGDRVSIPEGLAPDELTPEKVEELFLGGGGERKLGEHPQTGEPVVIKSGRFGPYVSSGEINSSLLKTQSPDSLTLDQAVQLLSLPRLVGNDESGVPIYARNGRYGPYIEREKDSRSLENEDQLFTVTLDQALALLAAPKTRGRRAAAPPLREMGNDPLTQKPLVIKDGRFGPYVTDGESNASLRRGQSPESLTLEQASEMLSEKRAKGPAPKKAAPAKKAAAKKAAPAKATAAKKATASKETGAAKKATKKTAAKKTPAKKATSAKKTAE from the coding sequence GTGCCGACAGCCGCCAAGAACCGACTGGTCATCGTCGAGTCGCCGGCGAAGGCGAAGACGATCTCGGGCTACCTGGGCCCGGGATACGTCGTGGAAGCGAGCCTGGGCCACATCCGGGATCTCCCGGCCGGGTCCAAGCAGCTGCCTGACCGGTACAAGAAGGAGCCCTGGGCGTACCTGGGCGTCGACGTGGACCACGGCTTCACCCCTATATATATCGTCAACCCGGACCGGGCCAAGCACGTCACGAAGCTGAAGGCCCTGCTCAAGGATGCCGACGAGCTCTACCTCGCGACAGACGAGGACCGTGAGGGCGAGGCCATCGCCTGGCACCTCGCGGAGACCCTGAAGCCGAAGGTCCCCGTCAAGCGGATGGTCTTCCACGAGATCACCCGGCCGGCGATCCAGGCGGCGGTGGCCAACCCCCGCGAGATCGACAAGGACCTGGTCGACGCGCAGGAGACCCGGCGCATCGTCGACCGGCTCTACGGCTACGACGTCTCCCAGGTGCTCTGGAAGAAGGTCGCCCGGGGGACCAGCGCGGGCCGCGTCCAGTCGGTCGCCACCCGGATCGTGGTCGAGCGGGAGCGCCAGCGGATGGCGTTCCGCTCCGCGACGTACTGGGACATCGTGGCTGAACTTGCTGCTTCCGGAGGAAGCACCAACGGCTCAGCGAACGGGCACGCCAGCTTTAACGCCACGCTCATCGCGCTGGACGGCGACCGGGTCGCGACCGGCAAGGACTTCGACCCGGCCACCGGCCGGGTCCGCGGCGGCGTCGTCCACCTCGACGAGCCGGCCGCCCGCGGGCTGGCCGCCCGGCTGGACGACCGGCCGTTCACGGTCACCCGGGTCGAGGAGAAGCCTTACCGGCGTAAGCCGTCCCCGCCGTTCATCACCTCCACGCTGCAGCAGGAGGCTGCCCGCAAGCTGCGGTTCTCGTCGGCGCAGACGATGCGTACGGCCCAGCGCCTGTACGAGAACGGCTTCATCACCTATATGCGTACCGACTCAGTGAACCTCTCGGAGTCGGCGCTGACCGCGGCCCGCAGCCAGATCGCGGAGCTGTACGGTCCGGCCAGCGTGCCGCCGCAGGCGCGGCGCTACACGGGCAAGGTCAAGAACGCGCAGGAGGCACACGAGGCGATCCGGCCCGCCGGCGAGCACTTCCGTACGCCCGGCGACGTGGCCCGCGAGCTGTCGGTCGAGGAGTTCAAGCTCTACGAGCTGATCTGGAAGCGGACCCTGGCCTCGCAGATGACCGACGCGATCGGCAACTCGGTGAGCGCCCGCATCCGGGCGATCTCGACCTCCGGCGAGGAGGCCGACTTCGCCGCCTCCGGGACGACCATCACCGAGCCCGGCTTCCTGCGGGTCTACGTCGAGTCCAGCGACGACGAGACCGAGGACACCGACGGGGAGAGCAAGCTTCCACAGCTGGTCAAGGACCAGAAGCTGACCGAGAAGTCGCTGACCCCGATCGGGCACACCACGCAGCCGCCGGCCCGCTACACGGAGGCGTCGCTGGTCAAGGCGCTGGAGGAGCTGGGCATCGGCCGCCCCTCCACGTACGCCTCGATCATGCAGACGATCCAGGACCGCGGCTACGTCAACAAGCGTGGTCAGGCGCTGATCCCGAGCTTCCTGGCGTTCGCCGTGGTGGGCCTGCTGGAGGGGCACTACCCGCGGCTGGTGGACTACGGCTTCACCGCCGCCATGGAGGACGAGCTGGACCAGATCGCCGACGGCGACGCCTCCAGCCTCGAATTCCTGACCTCGTTCTACTTCGGCGCGCCGAGCGCGGCCGAGGGTTCGGTGGCGCAGGCGGGCGGCCTGAAGAAGCTGGTCACCGAGAAGCTCGGCGAGATCGACGCCCGCGAGGTCAACTCGATCCCGCTGTTCACCGACGACCAGGGCCGGGAACTCGTGGTCCGGGTCGGTCGCTACGGCCCGTACATCCAGCGGGGCAGCGGCGGCGGCACGACGGACGTCGACCCCGACGCCGAGTCGGCGGCCGACGGCGACCGCGTCTCCATCCCGGAGGGGCTGGCCCCGGACGAGCTGACCCCGGAGAAGGTCGAGGAGCTGTTCCTCGGCGGGGGCGGCGAGCGCAAGCTCGGCGAGCACCCGCAGACCGGCGAACCGGTGGTCATCAAGTCCGGCCGGTTCGGGCCGTACGTCTCCTCCGGCGAGATCAACTCGTCGCTGCTCAAGACGCAGTCGCCCGATTCGCTGACCCTCGACCAGGCGGTGCAGCTGCTCAGCCTGCCGCGGCTGGTCGGCAACGACGAGAGCGGCGTGCCGATCTACGCCCGCAACGGCCGCTACGGGCCGTACATCGAGCGGGAGAAGGATTCGCGGTCGCTGGAGAACGAGGATCAGCTCTTCACCGTGACCCTGGACCAGGCGCTCGCGCTGCTGGCCGCGCCGAAGACGCGGGGCCGCCGGGCAGCCGCGCCGCCGTTGCGGGAGATGGGCAACGACCCGCTGACCCAGAAGCCGCTGGTCATCAAGGACGGCCGGTTCGGGCCCTACGTCACCGACGGCGAGTCCAACGCCTCGTTGCGGCGGGGCCAGAGCCCAGAGAGCCTGACCCTGGAACAGGCCTCGGAGATGCTCTCCGAGAAGCGGGCGAAGGGTCCGGCCCCGAAGAAGGCGGCTCCGGCGAAGAAGGCGGCGGCGAAGAAGGCGGCTCCGGCGAAGGCGACGGCGGCGAAGAAGGCTACCGCGAGCAAGGAGACCGGGGCGGCGAAGAAGGCCACCAAGAAGACTGCGGCGAAGAAGACCCCCGCAAAGAAGGCAACGTCGGCGAAGAAGACGGCTGAGTAG
- a CDS encoding TetR/AcrR family transcriptional regulator → MTTPAVTTRPLRRVPVQGRSVARVQRMLDACAELVDEVGYEGLTTTLLAERAGVAIGSVYQFFPDKRAIVQALTLRNVEAYLARLAERIPAGELDDWWDGVDAAIEEYITLHRTVPGFRTLHFGDVVDVHLIDAERDNNEVIADHLAELLVLYHSVPDRPRLRFALVIAVEAADALIKLAFRRQPDGDDAVLVEAKALVREYLHRHVGQV, encoded by the coding sequence GTGACAACACCAGCCGTGACGACCCGTCCACTGCGGCGGGTACCGGTCCAGGGCCGCAGTGTGGCCCGGGTTCAGCGGATGCTCGACGCCTGCGCGGAGCTCGTCGACGAGGTCGGCTACGAAGGCCTGACCACCACCCTGCTCGCCGAGCGGGCCGGGGTGGCGATCGGGTCGGTGTACCAGTTCTTCCCCGACAAGCGCGCCATCGTGCAGGCTCTCACGCTGCGTAACGTCGAGGCGTACCTGGCCCGGCTGGCCGAGCGGATCCCCGCCGGTGAGCTGGACGACTGGTGGGACGGCGTCGACGCGGCGATCGAGGAGTACATCACGCTGCACCGGACCGTGCCCGGCTTCCGTACGCTGCACTTCGGCGACGTGGTGGACGTCCACCTCATCGACGCCGAGCGTGACAACAACGAGGTCATCGCCGACCACCTCGCTGAGCTGCTGGTCCTCTACCACTCGGTGCCCGACCGGCCGCGGCTGCGGTTCGCCCTGGTCATCGCGGTCGAGGCAGCCGACGCATTGATCAAGCTCGCGTTCCGCCGTCAGCCGGACGGTGACGACGCCGTGCTCGTCGAGGCGAAGGCACTGGTTCGCGAGTACCTCCACCGCCACGTCGGCCAGGTCTGA
- the tmk gene encoding dTMP kinase has product MLKIRPFRRLWIVLGVASLGDWLGLLATATFASAQVSGSAAKGLAFGSVIAVRLLPALVFGPVAGVLADRFDRRYMMAICDVLRFFLFASIPLVALQSTNSTVTIGWAAVATFLIETITLIWIPAKEASVPNLIPRGKLEDANQLTLITTYGITPVLAALGLAGLNQLYYSVSAGGVDLPETTASTVALYFNALSRLATAVVVFFGIREISGRDGRHEVPQESALRQFVDGWRYIARSPLVRGLVLGILGAFACGGLVIGTAQFYARSLSGGDSTFYLLFGLIFIGLGVGIALGPRLIGQLSRRRWFGLSIMLAALSVAALALAPHLSVAAVGTLLVGAGAGMAFLSGTTLLGGEVEDEVRGRVFAFVQTSVRVVLMLAIALSGVLVGAGGSPELSIGGTTVPISSTRVLLFIAGICGTLAGYWALRQMDDKPGVPLLRDIWASMRGRPLGLLGDSAASGMFIVFEGGEGAGKSTQIELLATHLREQGREVLVTREPGATPEGARIRELLLETHSPEGSLSALGPRAEALLYAADRAHHVDSVVRPALDRGVVVISDRYVDSSLAYQGAGRTLDADQVAWLSSWATEGLTPELTVLLDIDPRIGLDRVAERGDGHDRLESEAISFHDRVRHAFLSLADAEPRRYLVVDATLPVDRVGEAVAEKVDRMLPPFHEADKSRSAGQGDAEPPTFRSTGSLDRAEVTAELATRRESARAEPPEVQSAHR; this is encoded by the coding sequence ATTCTGAAGATCCGGCCGTTCCGGCGGCTGTGGATCGTCCTCGGGGTCGCCTCGCTCGGCGACTGGCTCGGCCTGCTGGCCACGGCCACCTTCGCTTCGGCCCAGGTGAGCGGCTCGGCCGCCAAGGGTTTGGCGTTCGGCTCCGTCATCGCGGTCCGGCTGCTGCCGGCGCTCGTCTTCGGGCCGGTGGCGGGCGTCCTCGCGGACCGGTTCGACCGGCGCTACATGATGGCGATCTGCGACGTCCTGCGGTTCTTCCTGTTCGCCTCGATCCCGCTGGTGGCGCTGCAGAGCACGAACTCGACGGTCACCATCGGCTGGGCGGCGGTCGCCACCTTCCTCATCGAGACGATCACCCTGATCTGGATCCCGGCCAAGGAAGCCTCGGTCCCGAACCTCATTCCGCGGGGCAAGCTCGAGGACGCCAACCAGCTCACGCTGATCACGACCTACGGGATCACGCCGGTGCTGGCCGCGCTCGGGCTGGCCGGGCTGAACCAGCTCTATTACTCGGTCAGTGCGGGTGGCGTCGACCTGCCCGAGACGACGGCGTCCACCGTCGCGCTGTACTTCAACGCGCTGTCCCGGCTGGCCACGGCGGTCGTGGTCTTCTTCGGCATCCGCGAGATCAGCGGCCGGGACGGCCGGCATGAGGTCCCGCAGGAGAGCGCGCTGCGCCAGTTCGTCGACGGCTGGCGCTACATCGCGCGGTCGCCCCTGGTGCGGGGCCTGGTCCTCGGCATCCTCGGCGCGTTCGCCTGCGGCGGTCTGGTGATCGGCACCGCGCAGTTCTACGCCCGGTCGCTGAGCGGTGGCGACTCGACGTTCTACCTGCTGTTCGGCCTGATCTTCATCGGCCTCGGGGTCGGCATCGCGCTCGGCCCGCGCCTGATCGGCCAGCTGTCCCGGCGTCGCTGGTTCGGCTTGTCGATCATGCTGGCCGCCCTGTCGGTCGCCGCGCTGGCGCTCGCGCCGCACCTCAGCGTCGCCGCCGTCGGCACCCTGCTCGTCGGGGCCGGGGCGGGCATGGCCTTCCTCTCCGGGACGACGCTGCTCGGCGGCGAGGTCGAGGACGAGGTCCGCGGCCGCGTCTTCGCCTTCGTCCAGACCTCGGTCCGGGTCGTGCTCATGCTCGCGATCGCGCTGTCCGGCGTACTGGTGGGGGCGGGCGGCTCGCCCGAGCTCTCGATCGGCGGCACGACCGTCCCGATCTCCTCTACGCGCGTACTGCTCTTCATCGCGGGCATCTGCGGCACCCTGGCCGGCTACTGGGCCCTGCGCCAGATGGACGACAAGCCCGGCGTACCGCTGCTCCGCGACATCTGGGCCTCGATGCGCGGACGACCGCTCGGCCTGCTCGGCGACAGCGCGGCCAGCGGGATGTTCATCGTCTTCGAGGGCGGCGAGGGTGCGGGTAAGAGCACCCAGATCGAGCTGCTCGCGACTCACCTGCGGGAGCAGGGGCGCGAGGTGCTCGTCACGCGCGAGCCCGGCGCCACGCCCGAGGGCGCGCGCATCCGGGAACTGCTGCTGGAGACCCACTCGCCGGAGGGCTCGCTGTCCGCGCTCGGCCCCCGGGCGGAGGCTCTGCTCTACGCGGCGGACCGCGCGCATCACGTCGATTCAGTGGTACGCCCAGCGCTCGACCGGGGTGTGGTGGTCATCAGCGACCGCTACGTGGACAGTTCGCTCGCCTATCAGGGCGCGGGGCGGACGCTGGACGCCGACCAGGTCGCCTGGCTGTCGTCGTGGGCGACCGAGGGGCTCACCCCGGAGCTGACCGTGCTGCTCGACATCGACCCGCGGATCGGGCTCGACCGGGTCGCCGAGCGAGGCGATGGCCACGACCGGCTGGAGAGCGAGGCGATCTCGTTCCACGACCGGGTCCGGCACGCCTTCCTCAGCCTGGCCGACGCCGAACCGCGCCGATACCTGGTCGTCGACGCCACGCTGCCGGTCGACCGGGTCGGCGAAGCCGTCGCGGAGAAGGTCGACCGCATGCTGCCGCCGTTCCACGAGGCCGACAAGAGCCGTTCGGCCGGGCAGGGGGACGCGGAGCCGCCCACCTTTCGTTCGACCGGATCGCTCGACCGGGCCGAGGTGACCGCCGAACTCGCGACTCGCCGGGAAAGCGCTCGCGCTGAGCCGCCAGAAGTGCAGTCGGCGCACCGATGA
- a CDS encoding DNA polymerase III subunit delta': MTADVFDDLVGQPEAVETLRAASAAADLILRGQPSPPGVMTHSWLFTGPAGSGRSTAARAFAAALQCVRGGVGCGECSGCHTVLAGTHSDVRFVVPDGLSIPVAQMRELVLRAASAPTAGRWQVLVVADADRLTEAAGNALLKAVEEPPERTVFLLCAPSTHPDDISVTIRSRCRLVPLRQPGADAVASLLTRRDGVPADVAAWAAAAAQGHVGRARRLAADSHARTRRDAVLAVPRQLTTVGACFDAAASLIEAAEAEAVDAVAAVDAAERSALEMALGAGGTGKGAAGAARGSAGQLKELEKRQKSRATRAQRDALDRALMDLAGFYRDVLNAQFGAAVAPIHTDVDQVTRAAAAKWRPESTLRRLEAVLACREAIDINVKPKIAVEAMMLALWRG, translated from the coding sequence ATGACGGCCGACGTCTTCGATGACCTGGTCGGCCAGCCAGAGGCGGTCGAGACGCTGCGAGCTGCGTCGGCGGCGGCCGACCTGATTCTGCGCGGTCAGCCGTCCCCGCCCGGGGTGATGACCCATTCGTGGCTGTTCACCGGCCCGGCCGGCTCCGGCCGGTCGACGGCGGCCCGGGCCTTCGCGGCGGCGCTGCAATGCGTACGCGGTGGGGTGGGCTGCGGCGAGTGCTCCGGCTGCCACACCGTCCTCGCCGGTACGCATTCCGACGTGCGATTCGTCGTCCCGGACGGGCTGAGTATCCCGGTCGCGCAGATGCGGGAGCTGGTCCTGCGGGCGGCGAGCGCCCCGACGGCGGGCCGGTGGCAGGTGCTGGTGGTAGCGGACGCCGACCGGCTCACCGAGGCGGCGGGCAACGCCCTGCTCAAGGCGGTCGAGGAGCCACCGGAACGGACGGTGTTCCTGCTCTGCGCGCCGTCGACGCATCCGGACGACATCTCCGTGACGATCCGGTCGCGGTGCCGTCTCGTTCCGCTGCGCCAGCCGGGAGCCGACGCTGTCGCCTCGTTGCTCACCCGGCGGGACGGCGTACCAGCTGATGTCGCGGCCTGGGCTGCCGCGGCCGCGCAGGGACATGTCGGCCGGGCGCGCCGGTTGGCCGCGGACTCGCACGCGCGGACCCGGCGGGACGCGGTGCTGGCGGTGCCCCGGCAGCTGACCACGGTCGGCGCGTGTTTCGACGCGGCGGCCTCGCTGATCGAGGCGGCCGAGGCCGAAGCGGTGGACGCGGTGGCGGCGGTGGACGCGGCTGAGCGCAGTGCGCTGGAGATGGCGCTGGGCGCGGGCGGGACGGGCAAGGGCGCGGCGGGCGCGGCCCGGGGCAGCGCCGGGCAGCTCAAGGAGCTGGAGAAGCGGCAGAAGTCGCGGGCGACGCGGGCGCAGCGCGACGCGTTGGACCGAGCGCTGATGGACCTCGCCGGGTTCTACCGGGACGTGCTGAACGCGCAGTTCGGCGCGGCGGTCGCGCCGATCCACACCGACGTCGACCAGGTCACCCGGGCGGCGGCGGCGAAATGGCGACCGGAGTCGACGCTGCGCCGGCTGGAGGCCGTGCTGGCCTGCCGTGAGGCGATCGACATCAACGTCAAGCCCAAGATCGCGGTCGAGGCGATGATGCTCGCGCTCTGGCGCGGCTGA
- a CDS encoding YbaB/EbfC family nucleoid-associated protein codes for MREIDEAWIEEAVTAYRRIEDRQAEFQRSLSAIEVSVRSPDGLIEVVVAGEGGVRNVAIVGALRSQTSAEINRSIQAALHAAKDAADWARRRLHQEVFGDYPRLGGPS; via the coding sequence GTGCGGGAGATCGACGAGGCGTGGATCGAGGAGGCGGTCACCGCTTACCGGCGTATCGAGGATCGGCAGGCCGAGTTCCAGCGGTCGCTCTCCGCGATCGAGGTGAGCGTCCGCTCGCCCGACGGTCTCATCGAAGTGGTCGTGGCGGGTGAGGGAGGGGTGCGGAACGTGGCCATCGTAGGTGCCCTTCGCAGTCAGACCTCGGCCGAGATCAATCGGTCGATCCAAGCCGCGCTCCACGCCGCCAAGGACGCCGCCGACTGGGCGCGTCGACGCCTCCACCAAGAGGTCTTCGGGGACTACCCGCGCCTGGGAGGCCCGTCATGA
- a CDS encoding PSP1 domain-containing protein codes for MGMLCAVTFNQYGRLFYLDPGEFQPQVGQKVLVPTDDGPEVAECVWAAQWVSDDTSGFPKMLGLAGDDDLDRDKQLRARKAEAQVAARKLIREHQLPMKVVAVDHVDGASPQTTIYFTAPHRVDFRSLVRDLGATLKCRVELRQLSARDSARVQGGIGSCGRDLCCATFLTDFEPVTIRMAKDQDLPLNPLRISGACGRLMCCLKYEHPLYQDFQASAPAVGERVTTDEGDGKVVAHSVPRDSVVVRLDADGSRRVCPKASVCGSRKLFEDRYQASS; via the coding sequence ATGGGCATGCTCTGCGCGGTCACGTTCAACCAGTACGGTCGGCTCTTCTACCTCGACCCCGGCGAGTTCCAGCCGCAGGTCGGGCAGAAGGTCCTGGTCCCGACGGATGACGGCCCCGAGGTCGCCGAGTGTGTGTGGGCCGCGCAGTGGGTCTCCGACGACACCTCCGGCTTCCCCAAGATGCTCGGGCTCGCCGGCGACGACGATCTCGACCGCGACAAGCAGCTCCGGGCGCGCAAGGCGGAGGCACAGGTCGCCGCCCGCAAGCTCATCCGGGAGCACCAGCTGCCGATGAAGGTCGTCGCGGTCGACCACGTCGACGGCGCCTCCCCGCAGACCACGATCTACTTCACCGCGCCGCATCGGGTCGACTTCCGCTCGCTCGTACGCGACCTCGGGGCGACCCTCAAATGCCGGGTGGAGCTGCGGCAGCTCTCCGCGCGCGATTCGGCTCGCGTACAGGGTGGGATCGGATCGTGCGGGCGCGACCTGTGCTGCGCCACCTTCCTCACCGACTTCGAACCGGTCACCATCCGGATGGCCAAGGATCAGGACCTGCCGCTCAACCCGCTGCGGATCTCGGGTGCCTGCGGGCGGCTGATGTGCTGCCTCAAGTACGAGCACCCGCTCTACCAGGACTTCCAGGCCAGCGCCCCGGCGGTCGGCGAGCGGGTCACCACCGACGAGGGCGACGGCAAGGTGGTCGCCCATTCCGTGCCGCGCGACTCCGTCGTCGTACGCCTCGACGCGGACGGATCGCGCCGGGTGTGCCCGAAGGCGTCCGTCTGCGGATCGCGCAAGCTCTTCGAGGACCGCTACCAAGCCTCTTCCTGA
- a CDS encoding metallophosphoesterase has translation MLPQHRPTSMEPTELGFTPKEPVPWLGPVLLAVTGVRVAFAEQFGAYLDKRELQGAFPTKIYDDHAEDEELWLDYISDLGDGFNATYSMAWLLSQKSLRVNTTDDHQDDLVLTELPRGQVLVMGGDQVYPTASGQEYEDRMVGPYLAAYSTPEPGQTPPSAFALPGNHDWYDGLTAFLRLFARREGGHVGAWQTKQTRSYFALKLPHNWWLLAVDVQGEAYLDDPQLDYFRSVANLLGPDDKVIIAFPQPSWVQTLEHPRGYDTLGYFRRKLIEPTGAKVKLMVSGDLHHYARYAEAESSEEQLITCGSGGAYLYATHGLPSKITVPPRRPFAIDTQQQSFTLRKTYPSKSRSRALSVGIFPRLPWRNPGFATFLGIIHTLFLLSLKGKAHQLLSFPAFLMIGLMLAGSLFFAVGLSHGMLRRIPVLLGLAHGIAHVLLGYAGYFAWRELPFDDQPWPWPGVLAFAIYGPVAGLIATELVALYLFLAGGFRVNLNELFAGQGIEDYKGFLRMRFAPDGSLTIFPIGVDRVGRKWEPKPQRDASTPWFDPAKPLRPKLIEEPIVIR, from the coding sequence ATGCTTCCGCAGCACCGTCCGACCTCGATGGAGCCGACCGAGCTGGGGTTCACGCCCAAGGAGCCGGTGCCGTGGCTCGGCCCGGTGCTGCTCGCCGTCACCGGCGTACGCGTCGCCTTCGCCGAGCAGTTCGGGGCGTACCTCGACAAGCGGGAACTGCAGGGCGCCTTCCCGACGAAGATCTACGACGACCACGCCGAGGACGAAGAGCTGTGGCTCGACTACATCTCCGACCTCGGTGACGGGTTCAACGCCACCTACTCGATGGCCTGGCTGCTGTCGCAGAAGTCGTTGCGGGTCAACACCACCGACGACCACCAGGACGACCTGGTGCTGACCGAGCTGCCCCGGGGCCAGGTGCTCGTCATGGGCGGCGACCAGGTCTACCCGACCGCCAGCGGTCAGGAGTACGAGGACCGGATGGTCGGGCCGTACCTGGCCGCGTACTCGACGCCCGAGCCCGGACAGACGCCGCCGTCGGCGTTCGCGCTGCCCGGCAACCACGACTGGTACGACGGCCTGACCGCCTTCCTGCGGTTGTTCGCTCGCCGCGAAGGGGGTCACGTCGGCGCCTGGCAGACCAAGCAGACGCGGAGCTACTTCGCGTTGAAGCTGCCGCACAACTGGTGGCTGCTCGCGGTCGACGTGCAGGGTGAGGCGTACCTGGACGATCCGCAGCTCGACTACTTCCGGAGCGTCGCCAATCTGCTCGGCCCGGACGACAAGGTGATCATCGCGTTCCCGCAGCCGTCCTGGGTGCAGACGCTCGAGCACCCCCGCGGCTACGACACTCTCGGCTACTTCCGGCGGAAGCTGATCGAGCCGACGGGGGCCAAGGTCAAGCTCATGGTCTCGGGCGACCTGCACCACTACGCCCGGTACGCCGAGGCGGAGTCGAGCGAGGAACAGCTCATCACCTGCGGCAGCGGTGGGGCGTACCTGTATGCGACGCATGGGCTGCCGTCGAAGATCACCGTCCCGCCGCGGCGTCCGTTCGCGATCGACACCCAGCAGCAGTCGTTCACCCTGCGCAAGACCTATCCGAGCAAGTCGAGGTCGCGGGCGCTGTCGGTCGGCATCTTCCCCCGGCTGCCCTGGCGCAACCCCGGCTTCGCGACCTTCCTCGGCATCATCCACACGCTGTTCCTGCTGTCGCTCAAGGGCAAGGCACATCAGCTCCTGAGCTTCCCGGCGTTCCTGATGATCGGCCTGATGCTGGCCGGATCGCTGTTCTTCGCGGTCGGCCTCTCGCACGGCATGCTCCGCCGGATACCGGTCCTCCTCGGACTCGCCCACGGCATAGCGCACGTCCTGCTCGGGTACGCCGGCTACTTCGCCTGGCGCGAACTGCCCTTCGACGATCAGCCGTGGCCATGGCCGGGCGTGCTCGCGTTCGCCATCTACGGCCCGGTCGCCGGGCTCATCGCCACCGAACTCGTCGCGCTCTACCTGTTCCTCGCCGGCGGTTTCCGGGTGAACCTCAACGAGCTGTTCGCCGGGCAGGGGATCGAGGACTACAAGGGCTTCCTGCGGATGCGCTTCGCGCCGGACGGCTCGCTCACGATCTTCCCGATCGGGGTGGACCGGGTGGGCCGCAAGTGGGAGCCCAAACCGCAGCGGGACGCCAGCACGCCCTGGTTCGACCCGGCCAAACCGCTCCGGCCCAAGCTCATCGAGGAACCCATCGTCATCCGCTGA
- a CDS encoding futalosine hydrolase yields the protein MRVLIATAVEVEADAVRRGLGDRDDLVVAPIGVGPANAAAATARLLTLAEAAGEPYSGVLSMGIGGGFADVVDLGGLVVATRSIAADLGAQSPEGYLTIDELGFGRAVSEVDPALHALLRGRLRDAVSGDVLTVSTVTGLAGRAQELRLRYPHAAAEAMEGAGVAAAAATCGVAYAEIRAISNAIGPRDRAAWQIGAALQALTGAAATIGDSLEAL from the coding sequence ATGCGGGTGCTGATCGCGACAGCGGTCGAGGTCGAGGCCGACGCCGTACGCCGAGGGCTGGGCGACCGCGATGACCTCGTGGTGGCCCCGATCGGAGTTGGCCCGGCGAACGCGGCGGCGGCCACCGCCCGGCTGCTGACCCTCGCTGAGGCGGCCGGCGAGCCCTACAGCGGCGTCCTCAGCATGGGTATCGGCGGTGGCTTCGCCGACGTCGTGGACCTGGGCGGGCTCGTCGTCGCGACGCGGAGCATCGCCGCCGATCTGGGCGCGCAGTCCCCGGAGGGCTACCTCACCATCGACGAGCTGGGCTTCGGCCGGGCCGTCTCCGAAGTGGATCCTGCGCTGCACGCGCTGCTGCGTGGGCGGCTGCGCGACGCCGTCTCCGGCGACGTGCTCACCGTGTCCACCGTCACCGGGTTGGCCGGACGAGCCCAGGAGCTGCGGCTCCGCTATCCGCACGCGGCAGCCGAGGCGATGGAGGGCGCCGGGGTGGCGGCGGCCGCCGCGACCTGCGGCGTCGCGTACGCCGAGATCAGGGCCATCTCCAACGCCATCGGCCCCCGGGATCGGGCGGCGTGGCAGATCGGCGCCGCTCTCCAGGCGCTGACGGGTGCCGCCGCCACGATCGGGGATAGCCTGGAAGCACTATGA